A genomic stretch from Pectinophora gossypiella chromosome 13, ilPecGoss1.1, whole genome shotgun sequence includes:
- the LOC126371864 gene encoding THO complex subunit 5 homolog yields the protein MGKDEVSTKKRRKLNTTSSSDTPKQVPADVYKRVVEFEEAEAQLRPAEKDANFFKKICQEVRQLFAEIAELKAKDTDEAREKINAKRIEASLLLVALKKLNRLEKVRTRAGREALHKEKQRVDSTHLLLQNLLYEADHLNKEVTKCLQFKSKDEEIELVPLEDFYTDAPAEVARPEITKTDEHQLQLARLEWELRQRRELAGACNELVASKERVAAAIAAARSRLDALAPHLRDVLKATKPLQECLALRLDEKRDEARAAGLLPPPLFLLYANASAYSDALGAHVVTVGISGDEDEARRLEQLNNVDNELVVSNDSDSDQDVADDDQREKKKRHHRSAKVSKEEKAEAKKKEALKKHPLSVQVTVKVADGTGLTLIFNYLLHLKIVVVKFTVSLAKPVTGVSAADVLSGHCILNELYPGDTGNDSPHPGTTYLLNAAGISEDFQHFIPEVGRPYIWAQRMCGLDFMATLLDDNKSNRIVQPCQSLSVTTVEHFILTLKKRLKSRVELMAELQDLESGKITPDIGNPSYPIRLSGSLTQWQSVGWPEYSQSPSTAFLISEGLVNANDLLYRAIITRQSAKLVALVALRSDYPKKAPIFSLTLHWNGTHHSGINDDIRDIERVINTEWGSEEKRLHTLSAQMTKLLTCLDILLETSGSSEFPPDKVMMRPVRGRNRVKPYKYLKQGTGVFVHY from the exons AGAGTGGTTGAATTTGAAGAAGCTGAGGCACAATTGCGTCCTGCCGAGAAAGATGCTAATTTCTTCAAGAAAATATGCCAAGAGGTTCGACAACTGTTTGCAGAGATTGCAGAGTTGAAAGCGAAGGATACTGATGAG gcTAGAGAGAAAATTAATGCCAAAAGAATTGAAGCTTCACTGCTTTTAGTAGCATTGAAGAAGCTCAACCGTTTAGAGAAAGTCCGCACAAGGGCTGGACGTGAGGCCCTACACAAGGAAAAACAGAGGGTGGACTCTACACATCTCCTTCTTCAAAACTTGCTGTATGAAGCTGATCATCTAAACAAAGAAGTTACAAAATGTTTACAATTCAAATCTAAAGATGAAGAGATAGAACTTGTGCCTCTTGAAGACTTTTATACAGATGCTCCTGCTGAAGTGGCTAGACCA GAAATTACAAAGACAGATGAACATCAACTTCAACTAGCGAGATTGGAGTGGGAGCTGCGTCAGCGTCGTGAGCTGGCTGGGGCCTGCAACGAGCTGGTGGCGTCCAAAGAGCGTGTGGCAGCTGCCATAGCCGCCGCCAGGTCGCGACTCGACGCCTTAGCGCCGCATCTGCGTGACGTGCTTAAAGCTACCAAACCTCTTCAGGAATGTCTAGCTCTCCGCCTGGACGAAAAGAGAGATGAAGCTCGAGCTGCAGGGTTGCTGCCACCTCCTCTGTTCTTACTCTATGCTAATGCCAGTGCCTATTCTGATGCATTGGGAGCTCATGTTGTTACAGTTG gAATATCAGGTGATGAAGATGAAGCTAGAAGACTAGAACAACTTAACAATGTGGATAATGAACTGGTTGTATCTAATGACTCAGATTCTGATCAAGATGTAGCAGATGATGATCAGAGAGAAAAGAAAAAGCGGCACCATAGGTCTGCTAAAGTATCAAAAGAGGAAAAAGCAGAAGCTAAAAAGAAAGAGGCTTTGAAAAAACACCCTCTAAGTGTACAGGTGACTGTGAAGGTTGCAGATGGCACTGGTCTCACTTTGATATTCAACTATCTTTTACATTTAAAGATAGTGGTGGTTAAGTTTACTGTATCACTGGCTAAGCCTGTCACTGGTGTCTCAGCAGCCGATGTTTTGAGTGGACACTGTATTTTAAATGAACTATATCCAGGAGATACTGGCAATGACTCGCCACATCCTGGGACAACATATTTGTTAAATGCTGCAGGAATATCTGAAGATTTTCAGCACTTTATTCCAGAAGTGGGAAGGCCATACATATGGGCTCAAAGAATGTGTGGGTTAGATTTTATGGCCACATTACTTGATGACAATAAATCCAACAGGATTGTTCAGCCCTGCCAGAGCCTTAGTGTTACAACAGTTGaacactttatattaactttgAAAAAGAGACTCAAATCTAGAGTGGAACTGATGGCAGAGCTACAAGATTTGGAATCTGGAAAAATTACGCCTGATATAGGGAATCCATCATATCCAATAAGATTGTCAGGATCGTTGACACAGTGGCAGTCGGTTGGTTGGCCAGAGTACAGTCAATCTCCATCAACAGCTTTTCTTATATCTGAAGGTTTGGTAAATGCAAATGATCTGTTGTACAGAGCCATTATCACAAGGCAATCTGCTAAATTGGTTGCACTAGTGGCTCTAAGGAGCGATTACCCGAAAAAGGCTCCAATATTTTCCCTGACATTGCATTGGAATGGAACTCATCACTCTGGCATAAATGATGACATCAGAGATATTGAAAGAGTGATCAATACTGAATGGGGTTCAGAAGAAAAGAGGCTACATACTCTATCAGCACAAATGACGAAATTGTTAACGTGTCTTGATATTTTACTGGAGACGTCGGGATCATCGGAATTTCCACCGGATAAAGTAATGATGAGACCGGTGCGCGGGCGCAACAGAGTAAAGCCATACAAATACTTAAAACAGGGCACCGGTGTATTTGTACACTATTAG